The following are from one region of the Edaphobacter acidisoli genome:
- the nusA gene encoding transcription termination factor NusA has protein sequence MPSVLYQTIETLSRDKGIEADIVVGAVEDAIALATRKYYKTQENMRAEMDRETGEIRAYVYKTVVETPEQVEDSINQMTLEQARELAPEVEVGGELRFYKDTTPLGRIAAQMAKQVIFQKVREAERDTVFNEYNHRAGEVITATVKRLEPMDVIFDIGKAEARMPKREQSRLEQFAVGERVRVVLLRVDRAAKGPQVIVSRASPILVQNLFQSEVPEIYDATVNIKAIAREAGERTKIAVQSRDKDVDPVGACVGMKGMRVQSIIRELRGEKIDIIEFSDEITTFAEKALQPAKVSRVSITDLGEKQIEVIVDDTQLSLAIGKKGQNVRLAAKLLQWKIDIKSEEEKRQEVEQQMQAMSGGPSTPIEQVTELGENVLEKLIAAGITTVEALADMTPEQLEEVPGIGEKTVEKISVAVRHYFGQYEEGEERPAPKAEPEASFDKTPEAILAEDAGKDAPREVRSFSTEDIVEAEEEGSDTDALSEADAREERIEHDNDAVDTLVNESEDVATEGIDEGSGRG, from the coding sequence ACATGCGCGCCGAGATGGACCGCGAGACCGGCGAGATCCGCGCCTACGTCTACAAGACCGTCGTCGAGACCCCCGAGCAGGTCGAAGACAGCATCAATCAGATGACCCTCGAGCAGGCCCGCGAACTCGCGCCCGAGGTCGAAGTCGGCGGCGAGCTGCGCTTCTACAAAGACACCACGCCCCTCGGCCGCATCGCCGCCCAGATGGCCAAGCAGGTCATCTTCCAGAAGGTCCGCGAGGCCGAGCGCGACACCGTCTTCAACGAGTACAACCACCGCGCCGGCGAAGTCATCACCGCCACCGTCAAGCGCCTCGAACCCATGGACGTCATCTTCGACATCGGCAAAGCCGAAGCCCGCATGCCGAAGCGCGAACAGTCGCGCCTCGAGCAGTTCGCCGTCGGCGAGCGTGTCCGCGTTGTGCTTCTCCGCGTCGACCGCGCCGCCAAGGGCCCGCAGGTCATCGTCTCGCGCGCCTCTCCGATTCTCGTGCAGAACCTCTTCCAGTCCGAGGTCCCCGAGATCTACGACGCCACCGTCAACATCAAGGCCATCGCCCGCGAGGCAGGCGAGCGCACCAAGATCGCCGTCCAGTCCCGCGACAAGGACGTCGACCCCGTCGGCGCCTGCGTCGGCATGAAGGGCATGCGCGTGCAATCCATCATCCGCGAGCTGCGCGGCGAAAAGATCGACATCATCGAGTTCTCCGATGAGATCACCACCTTCGCCGAAAAGGCCCTGCAACCCGCCAAGGTCAGCCGCGTCTCCATCACCGACCTCGGCGAAAAGCAGATCGAGGTCATCGTCGACGACACCCAGCTCTCGCTCGCCATCGGCAAGAAGGGCCAGAACGTTCGTCTCGCCGCCAAGCTTCTCCAGTGGAAGATCGACATCAAGAGCGAAGAAGAAAAGCGCCAGGAAGTCGAGCAGCAGATGCAGGCCATGTCCGGCGGCCCCTCGACCCCGATCGAGCAGGTCACCGAGCTCGGCGAAAACGTGCTCGAAAAGCTCATCGCCGCGGGCATCACCACCGTCGAAGCCCTCGCCGACATGACCCCCGAGCAGCTCGAAGAGGTCCCCGGCATCGGCGAAAAGACCGTCGAGAAGATCTCCGTCGCCGTCCGCCACTACTTCGGCCAGTACGAAGAAGGCGAAGAGCGTCCCGCGCCGAAGGCCGAGCCCGAGGCCAGCTTCGACAAGACCCCCGAAGCGATTCTCGCTGAAGACGCAGGCAAAGACGCGCCCCGTGAGGTCCGCAGCTTCTCGACCGAAGACATCGTCGAGGCCGAAGAAGAGGGCTCCGATACAGACGCTCTCTCAGAAGCCGACGCCCGCGAGGAGCGCATCGAACACGATAACGACGCCGTCGACACTCTCGTAAACGAGAGCGAAGACGTCGCCACCGAAGGCATCGACGAAGGGTCCGGCCGTGGCTGA